One segment of Paenibacillus sp. FSL R7-0337 DNA contains the following:
- a CDS encoding VOC family protein, translating to MIQSIVHIALVVNDYDEAIEFYTKKLNFTVVEDTYQPEQDKRWVVISPPGSVGTTILLAKASKPEQEQFVGNQTGGRVFLFLNTDDFWRDYNDMVSKDIEFVREPQDQSYGKVAVFKDLYGNLWDLLELNQNHPIAKRVR from the coding sequence ATGATTCAGTCCATTGTACATATTGCTCTGGTCGTAAACGATTATGATGAGGCCATTGAATTTTATACAAAAAAGTTGAATTTCACAGTAGTAGAAGATACATACCAGCCGGAGCAGGATAAACGGTGGGTGGTGATTTCGCCTCCTGGCTCAGTTGGGACTACGATCTTGCTTGCCAAGGCGTCCAAACCTGAACAAGAGCAATTTGTCGGTAATCAAACGGGTGGGCGGGTATTTCTGTTCCTGAACACGGATGACTTTTGGAGAGATTATAACGATATGGTCTCTAAGGACATTGAATTTGTTAGAGAGCCCCAAGATCAATCGTACGGAAAAGTAGCTGTCTTTAAAGATTTATATGGGAATTTATGGGACCTGCTGGAGTTGAATCAGAATCATCCGATTGCTAAACGTGTTAGGTGA
- a CDS encoding RidA family protein — protein sequence MAVIQTALDTLDKVKRVVKIQGFVNAVASFEEHHKVLNGCSDLMLDVFGEKGIHARSVFGSCFG from the coding sequence TTGGCTGTAATACAAACAGCTTTAGATACACTGGATAAGGTGAAACGGGTGGTTAAAATTCAGGGCTTTGTTAATGCGGTAGCCAGTTTTGAAGAGCATCATAAAGTGCTAAATGGGTGTTCTGATCTGATGCTGGATGTTTTCGGAGAAAAAGGTATCCATGCCCGTTCAGTCTTTGGAAGCTGTTTCGGTTAG